A region of the Drosophila subobscura isolate 14011-0131.10 chromosome J, UCBerk_Dsub_1.0, whole genome shotgun sequence genome:
TACGTTTATTGATAcacattttgaatttttattttagccGTTGTTGATTGCACCATGTTTTAGCACAAGTTAATCGCTTACCAGCACTAACATTCTTCGATATCGATAAACAGCTCCCGCAACAGCTGATTCGAATTAATAGAATTAATAAATAACTTCACTCGGGCCATTGTTTTGAAGCTTTTATTCGTGGCATAAAAGTAGGATAATCTAGAAAATTCTATACGCCAGCACTTTTATCGAGTTCCCGAACGCATTGGACCACAAGGATACATCATATTTTGTACAAGGATACGTGCAGCATCAATTCCCAGCTCCCACCGtgccacatacatacatacatatgtatgtagaactGCACGGTCCGCCCATCACAATCATTTGACgttctgtgtttgcttttgccacaaACTCTGATCCCCGATAAGATCATCGTCGGTATCTGCCATTGTTGCAAAACGTGTACTAAAGattttggcatttgtgtgCGTTCCGTTGGCTTTCCATTCTACTGTTCACAATGATAGAGGATGATCCGGTATCCCTGAGCTACCATTTGGCGAAAGGTAAGTTATGTCTATGTGTGAAATGGGCTTTATCGATGATGATCAGTGTACGCTGTCGTGTGGCAGCACGCGAAGGTCGAAtctattataattatttgtgtaGTTACAGTCCGATTTCGAGACTGTGAACATATGAACTCTCTCATGGACTTTCATCAGTCTGCGAATGCTCTTTTGTACCGCCCCAGTTCCGCTTATCAAGATGGGCTGACCATGAATGAAACAAGACCTGCATCCAATCTAGCATCCAGCAGATGAATGACTTTTAGCACCTAATCATCTAGGGACAGGGCAGCCGCAAACGAAAATGCTAAGCTTCGATCACGTCCCATACCCGCGCGAGGGTTCATGCTAGGTCGTTGTTGCTTTGgatttgttttaaatgtgttttttttcgtaaTGTTTAAGTTAATTTCGAACCGACGATGTCTCCGCTCATTAATACGGTTATacgaatatgtatgtaccatgtACAtctgcatatacatatatgtatgtacaagtaGCGCTTTTACATATGCGAAAGCAATGGTGACGTCGACACAAACGCTGGCCTGGCGCTGATTTACTTTcggcgttgccgttgccgttgccgctgttgtCGTCTTCGTCGTTGGCGCTCGGTTCGTGCGAAGTGAcaataaaatttcattcaaacGCGTTTCATGCCTGTTTTCGAACGGTCTACGGATCGGATGCGCGATCTCCCGACGTTCGTCTGTTCGTCTTCTCAAAGCAAAACCCCAAATAGAGACCGCAACTCGAGAGACTATACATTACGTTCGTTCGGAAATTGTTGGCTTCAAGCAAAGCCTGTGATATAGTTTTGTGTAGTACTACAAAAATTTTTTTTGGAGAAAATcagcacaaaaatgaaagttcCGACGCGCGActcaaaatattcatttaatttgaaaatattcaaattgcaCAACGATAAGAAATCCACAAGCGCCTCGCTGGCACCCACCGCGGCACATCCACCCAGTAGTACTTCACCTGTGATCtcaacaaaacgaaactcaTGGCGCACTGCATGGCGCGAGGCTATGGGCAAGGGCGCCAAGGAACCAAAGGAGACGGATGCGTCATCTCCTGCAGTTGTTGaacagccacaaacaaaacagtgTCAAAGTTCCTGCGACTTCATGTTGTCTGGTGCCGCCAGTCCAGCCGCCAGCCCTGCCGCCAGCTCTGCCGTTTCACCCGTGGATGAGCTGATGTGTAAGTTTCCACTGGGCATAATACGAGGATTTAAACAGAAACCAAACTGATTGGAAATTTTTGGAATGTCTGGCTCTGATTTCTGTATTATCAGTTGATCAAACATTTGATAGACACATTCTGTATGCCAAATACAAATTcacaatgaatgaatgaaggaaAGTGAAGTAAACTTTATTCGTTCTTTGAACTATGAACGAGAGTTGTAAAGTAAATCGAACCGCACTCGCGGCGCGTACATAATATCACTGTCTCATTGAGTGGTCAAATGCTCTCGTATACTTGGTCGTTTTAGACATTTATTCAAACTGCCCGATAACCGACGCGAGCAAAGTGCAGATAAGAAATGGTGTATTTACTCGCTGACACGCCCGTTTGCAGGTGGGGGGCGGTAAATGTTTCGGTTCGATTCGACTCGATTTACCCACCCAATTGTTGGCAATATTCAATAGCTTTTGACGGCTAATATATAATCCGTCAGTCTCAGTCGTCAGTTGGAAGCCATCGACGCGTCGTGCCTTGCCTCGCCTTGCCTGCGAGAGTAAAAATGTTTCCGGTTATTGGCCGCGCGCTCTAATCGCTCTACCTATACGATTACACACTATATCTGTACATAAAGTGTACAAAAAAGTTATAATCACTTGAACACTCAAATACGCACTTGCCTGTgcctgtacatatgtactggGTATTGGGTGGAACCAACCAAataaacgtaaacgtaaacgaAACGTGTTAGCCTGTGATTACAAGTTCCGTGTTATGTGCAGCGCCGTTCTACGGCCaggccactccactccactcaacTGCGGAATAAAGTCGCGCGCTATTTGCATACACTCCGCACTCCGtccataataaataataagtacGGGGTTACATCATGCCGGAGGCGCTACATTTTACATCGATCTTTGATCTAATCATCCAAAGCGGTGCGTGCAACACAAAGATACACCCATACAGCTACATTAATAGATATGCATACGTGTGCCTGCATATactgtgtgtttgcttgtgtgtgtgacatAGTTTTGCGGCCACTTCGATCTTGACACAATGAACATGAACCGAACAACCGCTTTCAAACAttcagtcagccagccacccaAATGGTTTGAAATtcgatttcttttcttttttttttgctcttgtaATGTTTTGGAAGGTGTTTCAAAGGTGTTGCAATTAGTATTATTATGTCTAGTTGCACTTCACTCCAGTTAATGTTGCTCTAATCATGCACAAGATATGTAAATTGTGCTTTGATTCTTTGCATCATTGTGGCAATAGTTCAGAGCAAGTTAAGGCTGAATTACACATTTGGTAGTGTTGAAAATCTCCGTTTTTAGttgattaaaatataaaaaaatagatCAAAATTTGACAGTTGTAATTTAATCATTTTCGGCTATATGCTCTGATACTTGTGTAAAGTCTTGGGTCCCACAGTTCTTTCTGGCATGTTATCTACTACTAAGAAACGCCGCGGTACCCTCTTTCAAGTGGGGCATAGAGGGGCAACTGGGAGACGAAAGTTTCTCGTAGGTACATAAAACCTCAACCCTGCTGTACAAATTTCTgagaaatatatagaaaacGTAGCTTGAAGGTCAAACTGTGGTTTAGTCTTACCCAATaattgctttaaatatttacttatttctTCTCAATCTTTACAGCAATGCCATGGTTTGGCATGGACATTGGCGGCACCCTCACAAAATTGGTTTACTTTGAGCCGAAGGACATCACGCCCGACGAACAGGATCGCGAGGCGGGCATTTTACGGAATATACGCCGTTATTTAACAAGAAACTCTGCATATGGCAAAACCGGACACCGCGACACGCACTTGCAGGTAAGATGATCACGCTGAGACGAGCAGGCAGAGCCGGAATCTGGTCGTCAGTGATTCAAGGGCATGCCAGACGAGACGAAGCATTTTTGTGGTTGATGACATTCGTTGCATTTCATCATTCAAACTGGATGGATGGCTAATGGGTGTGTGCCTTTTGTAACGTAATGGGAAAGAAGCGCGTGTGCAGGCCATTATCAACATCATTATCATCTAAAATATGATCGAGCGGCGATATTTGCGCGTCTAGTGTCAACAAAGTCATCTTGTGCAGGTCGGAATGGGTCGTCGTCTGATGATGATTTCATCTGTAGTacgtttctctctcactcttgctctctgtttgtgtgtctaaGCTTTCCGTTTGCACAACATCGTACTAGAGATCCCTATAGCTAATGAGAGAGATCTCAGACTCAAGAGAGTAACCCTTCTACTCTATGTCAGATCGCAGATGCGCACGCTGAAAATATAAGCTAAATATTACCCAATAGGGTGGCCAGGGGCACTGTTAGTGGGGAGGCAAAAGGCACATGGAATAAATAGCAAAACTACggatacatataaataaatgcgcGCACTGTAGGAAGGGAAGGGCTTTGACGACGAACGCTTACATGGCGCGATCATTGACTTTTGcacttgtggctgttgtttttttaatgggGCCCCGACGAGCCGTCAGTCTATTGGCATATTTATGAAGCTTAGTACGCGCTCGTGTTACTGCCCAAAAAAACTGGCAGGTCATACGTAATAGTACTTGGAGATCAGCTTGCATAAAGCTTGCATTGTGTTGTCTGGCATTGGATCAACTCTAACTCTAATCATTCCTCTTTGCAGATGGACAATGTGGAGATACGCAAGCGACGTGGTTCCCTGCATTTCATTCGGTTTCAGACCACAGACATGGGCAACTTTCTGTCCCTGGCCAAGCAAAAGGGCATGGCCGAACTGGTGACCACTGTCTGCGCCACTGGCGGTGGAGCCTTCAAATTCGAGAAGGATTTCCGTGATCAAGTGAACATGAAGCTGGCCAAATTCGATGAACTGGACACGCTCATCAAGGGCATACTCTTTGCCGATCTGCACAATCGCACCGAATGCTACTACTACGAGCATGCACGGGACATAATGTGAGTAAATGATGCATCAGAGTATATGTTTTACTTATGTACTTATGCAGTTTCGATGAAACTCTCTCATGCAGCAAAAGCGAGAAGCGTGCATTCAATTTTTCAcaaccatttccattcataTTGGTGAATGTTGGCTCCGGCGTCTCCATTCTGGCTGTCTACGGACCCGACAACTACAAACGCATCTCAGGCACAAGGTTGGTGAATGTCCTAAAACATGGAAGAGTTCTTTGCTAATTCTCTGTCTTCTCTTGCAGCTTGGGCGGCGGCACATTCCTGGGTCTATGCTGTTTGCTTACCGGCTGCACAACCTTCGAGGAAGCCATACAGCTGGCCACCAAGGGCGACAACAGAAAGGTGGACAAGTTGGTCAAGGATATTTATGGCGGCGATTACAATCGCTTTGGTCTGCCCGGCGATTTGGTGGCATCCAGGTAACACACGCTACAAATCCAAGCTTTCCTTTGCTGTACTCAATTCGTTCCATTTACTTTCAGCTTTGGCCAAATGCACATTGACGACAAGCGGGTTTCAGTGTCCCGCGAGGATCTGGCCAATGCCACACTAGTCACAATAACTAACAATATTGGTTCCATTGCGCGCATGTGTGCCCTGAATGAGAAGATTGACAGGGTGAGTGAGATATAAACACAAAATCGTTTGAAATCACAGACTAACTTGATATCTCTGTTTAGGTGGTGTTTGTGGGCAACTTTCTGCGTGTGAATCCCATATCCATGAAGCTGCTGGCGTACGCCATGGAATTCTGGTCGAATGGCACAATGAAGGGACTCTTCCTGGAGCATGAGGGATACTTTGGTGCCCTGGGTTGTCTGCTGCAGTTCAATGGCGAGCTAGCAGCTGCTCTGAATGAAGGCCTGGATCATCCGCaaagcacagagcacacagtCCCAGATGACAGTGCCAGTGCGAGTGCAGCAGAGTCGCCTTCGATCCCCTCCACGGCGGACAAACCGTCGGGTAATTCATCGCCGCTttcgacagcaacaaaacactcTACTAGGTAGTCGCTGTAGCACCATGTTCCTCCGTGTACAGTAGACCTAAGATTACTTGGGCAATGGAAATATATGGAAAATGGATCGATCCCTTGCAGATCAGATTATTATCTCGgtattcaaaataaattcttttttcgGCTTAAGTTTATACATTGAGagaggttgctgctgccgccagtTGTTGTAAATGCATCAAATTACAGAATAGATAAAGTGCCtgctaaaaaaaacaaaaaaaaccacgaCGAATTTTGGCCGAACTTTTCCACTTCCTTTCCGATTTCCGagatatgtgtgtatgtgtttttaCTAGCATAACATTGTAAGATACGAAAAGTAGCAATTGTGTACGGTTACAACGATTTCTGgtagtttttagtttaattttctACAGTGATAGGATTATGGCTCACCTCACGGAAACGTATTACAAATACACAACTTGACCAGGAAATTAGCAATTTGAATGTCAAAGTCTAGCGCGCACAACGTACACTCCCCTGTACATCAcgtattacatacatacatacacgcaTCAAGGTACATACATGTAGCCTTTACGATACGATATTCATGCATACTTATAAGTTTCTATCATAACTTTTGTGTACATGATTTTTAAGTGGATGTTTTAAAGTTTCTAATTTAGCTAATTAAGTTTTGTGGTTCCAATTTGTCGGCAGGtcaataaaatttgttttcaaaaaATAACTTAATACTTCAAATACGATTTTGgcattattttataaattattgttttgccaCCTGTGGGTTAGCTCGAACTGATCTGATCTCTACTTTTCAAAGCAattaatatatacataaatggtCAAACAGGTCcgtttaataataatatatatctGTGGTGATGTCTGTATATAATCTACTATCAATTTTACATTTAGCACTTTTCACTCTTTCGATTCTGCTCTACAGTTGTTGGCCATTGGCAAGTTCTAAATATGAGTTCaactaatttaaaaacaaatctttGTTAGCGATTGAAGTCATAGATGCGACTATAGTCCCTGCGTACACCGCAGTTGGCTTTGAAGTCGAACACACGCAGATTGTGGTCCGTggccacaaacaaatattgGCTATCACAGGCTAGACTGTAGACGGGCGACTGGCAGCTCTGTTGTCGCGTTCGTCCGGGAAAGAATAACTGCACATATTTGGGCATTCGAATGTCGTAGAGATTGACGCGGGCGTGTCGGTTGGTGCCGCAGAGCACGGCGTACAGGCCATCGTACTCGAGACAGTAAAATGAAGAGTCGAACGGATCCTCCCAAATGGCGACATCACGATCGATGCGGCGATCAAACATTCTGAATGTCGTATCGAAATTGGCCGTGAAGAGAACGTGCTCATCCTTTATCTTCAGATCATATATGGAAATGGTGTTTGAATTGTAGACCACCTCCTCGCCACTGTGGAAATAAATCTTGTTAGCAATTTAGCACAATTATAATGGTATAAATTTATAGCTACCTCTCCACGTGAATGGCTCGCAATGCCCGCCGACCCTTGTCTGTGTACAGACCCCCGTAGA
Encoded here:
- the LOC117894241 gene encoding pantothenate kinase 3 isoform X6, which produces MIEDDPVSLSYHLAKAMPWFGMDIGGTLTKLVYFEPKDITPDEQDREAGILRNIRRYLTRNSAYGKTGHRDTHLQMDNVEIRKRRGSLHFIRFQTTDMGNFLSLAKQKGMAELVTTVCATGGGAFKFEKDFRDQVNMKLAKFDELDTLIKGILFADLHNRTECYYYEHARDIIKSEKRAFNFSQPFPFILVNVGSGVSILAVYGPDNYKRISGTSLGGGTFLGLCCLLTGCTTFEEAIQLATKGDNRKVDKLVKDIYGGDYNRFGLPGDLVASSFGQMHIDDKRVSVSREDLANATLVTITNNIGSIARMCALNEKIDRVVFVGNFLRVNPISMKLLAYAMEFWSNGTMKGLFLEHEGYFGALGCLLQFNGELAAALNEGLDHPQSTEHTVPDDSASASAAESPSIPSTADKPSGNSSPLSTATKHSTR
- the LOC117894241 gene encoding pantothenate kinase 3 isoform X4, translated to MIEDDPVSLSYHLAKAMPWFGMDIGGTLTKLVYFEPKDITPDEQDREAGILRNIRRYLTRNSAYGKTGHRDTHLQMDNVEIRKRRGSLHFIRFQTTDMGNFLSLAKQKGMAELVTTVCATGGGAFKFEKDFRDQVNMKLAKFDELDTLIKGILFADLHNRTECYYYEHARDIIFDETLSCSKSEKRAFNFSQPFPFILVNVGSGVSILAVYGPDNYKRISGTSLGGGTFLGLCCLLTGCTTFEEAIQLATKGDNRKVDKLVKDIYGGDYNRFGLPGDLVASSFGQMHIDDKRVSVSREDLANATLVTITNNIGSIARMCALNEKIDRVVFVGNFLRVNPISMKLLAYAMEFWSNGTMKGLFLEHEGYFGALGCLLQFNGELAAALNEGLDHPQSTEHTVPDDSASASAAESPSIPSTADKPSGNSSPLSTATKHSTR
- the LOC117894241 gene encoding pantothenate kinase 3 isoform X1, encoding MKVPTRDSKYSFNLKIFKLHNDKKSTSASLAPTAAHPPSSTSPVISTKRNSWRTAWREAMGKGAKEPKETDASSPAVVEQPQTKQCQSSCDFMLSGAASPAASPAASSAVSPVDELMSMPWFGMDIGGTLTKLVYFEPKDITPDEQDREAGILRNIRRYLTRNSAYGKTGHRDTHLQMDNVEIRKRRGSLHFIRFQTTDMGNFLSLAKQKGMAELVTTVCATGGGAFKFEKDFRDQVNMKLAKFDELDTLIKGILFADLHNRTECYYYEHARDIIFDETLSCSKSEKRAFNFSQPFPFILVNVGSGVSILAVYGPDNYKRISGTSLGGGTFLGLCCLLTGCTTFEEAIQLATKGDNRKVDKLVKDIYGGDYNRFGLPGDLVASSFGQMHIDDKRVSVSREDLANATLVTITNNIGSIARMCALNEKIDRVVFVGNFLRVNPISMKLLAYAMEFWSNGTMKGLFLEHEGYFGALGCLLQFNGELAAALNEGLDHPQSTEHTVPDDSASASAAESPSIPSTADKPSGNSSPLSTATKHSTR
- the LOC117894241 gene encoding pantothenate kinase 3 isoform X2 codes for the protein MKVPTRDSKYSFNLKIFKLHNDKKSTSASLAPTAAHPPSSTSPVISTKRNSWRTAWREAMGKGAKEPKETDASSPAVVEQPQTKQCQSSCDFMLSGAASPAASPAASSAVSPVDELMSMPWFGMDIGGTLTKLVYFEPKDITPDEQDREAGILRNIRRYLTRNSAYGKTGHRDTHLQMDNVEIRKRRGSLHFIRFQTTDMGNFLSLAKQKGMAELVTTVCATGGGAFKFEKDFRDQVNMKLAKFDELDTLIKGILFADLHNRTECYYYEHARDIIKSEKRAFNFSQPFPFILVNVGSGVSILAVYGPDNYKRISGTSLGGGTFLGLCCLLTGCTTFEEAIQLATKGDNRKVDKLVKDIYGGDYNRFGLPGDLVASSFGQMHIDDKRVSVSREDLANATLVTITNNIGSIARMCALNEKIDRVVFVGNFLRVNPISMKLLAYAMEFWSNGTMKGLFLEHEGYFGALGCLLQFNGELAAALNEGLDHPQSTEHTVPDDSASASAAESPSIPSTADKPSGNSSPLSTATKHSTR
- the LOC117894241 gene encoding pantothenate kinase 3 isoform X3, which gives rise to MPEALHFTSIFDLIIQSAMPWFGMDIGGTLTKLVYFEPKDITPDEQDREAGILRNIRRYLTRNSAYGKTGHRDTHLQMDNVEIRKRRGSLHFIRFQTTDMGNFLSLAKQKGMAELVTTVCATGGGAFKFEKDFRDQVNMKLAKFDELDTLIKGILFADLHNRTECYYYEHARDIIFDETLSCSKSEKRAFNFSQPFPFILVNVGSGVSILAVYGPDNYKRISGTSLGGGTFLGLCCLLTGCTTFEEAIQLATKGDNRKVDKLVKDIYGGDYNRFGLPGDLVASSFGQMHIDDKRVSVSREDLANATLVTITNNIGSIARMCALNEKIDRVVFVGNFLRVNPISMKLLAYAMEFWSNGTMKGLFLEHEGYFGALGCLLQFNGELAAALNEGLDHPQSTEHTVPDDSASASAAESPSIPSTADKPSGNSSPLSTATKHSTR
- the LOC117894241 gene encoding pantothenate kinase 3 isoform X5; this translates as MPEALHFTSIFDLIIQSAMPWFGMDIGGTLTKLVYFEPKDITPDEQDREAGILRNIRRYLTRNSAYGKTGHRDTHLQMDNVEIRKRRGSLHFIRFQTTDMGNFLSLAKQKGMAELVTTVCATGGGAFKFEKDFRDQVNMKLAKFDELDTLIKGILFADLHNRTECYYYEHARDIIKSEKRAFNFSQPFPFILVNVGSGVSILAVYGPDNYKRISGTSLGGGTFLGLCCLLTGCTTFEEAIQLATKGDNRKVDKLVKDIYGGDYNRFGLPGDLVASSFGQMHIDDKRVSVSREDLANATLVTITNNIGSIARMCALNEKIDRVVFVGNFLRVNPISMKLLAYAMEFWSNGTMKGLFLEHEGYFGALGCLLQFNGELAAALNEGLDHPQSTEHTVPDDSASASAAESPSIPSTADKPSGNSSPLSTATKHSTR